From a single Terriglobales bacterium genomic region:
- a CDS encoding TetR/AcrR family transcriptional regulator, whose protein sequence is MAQTRHAGKAKIQAGSQEQGRVSPRISPNGARGGDKYQRILSAAIDVIAEKGFHSSRVSDIAERADVADGTVYLYFKSKEQILMAALDGAFQAFYRLAQQELKQASSPRMKLRVLARLHLRELGRNRSLAVVLQTELRQSAKFLAEFSQRELKGYFDLIREIIREGQAAGEIRRDVSDKLAAACLFGALDELATAWVLGTREHDLAAAADPVMNLLFAGMEVRS, encoded by the coding sequence ATGGCGCAAACCAGGCACGCGGGCAAGGCGAAAATACAGGCTGGGTCGCAAGAGCAGGGACGAGTTTCCCCGCGTATTTCGCCTAATGGAGCACGCGGAGGCGATAAATATCAGCGGATTCTCTCGGCGGCCATCGACGTGATCGCCGAAAAAGGATTCCACAGCAGCCGGGTCTCCGATATTGCCGAGCGGGCAGACGTTGCTGACGGCACCGTATATCTGTATTTCAAGTCCAAAGAGCAGATCCTCATGGCCGCGCTCGATGGGGCTTTCCAAGCTTTCTATCGTCTGGCGCAGCAGGAACTGAAGCAGGCGTCGAGTCCCAGAATGAAATTGCGCGTTCTCGCCCGCTTGCATCTGCGGGAGCTTGGCCGCAACCGCAGCCTGGCAGTCGTGCTGCAGACCGAACTCCGCCAGAGCGCCAAGTTTCTTGCTGAGTTTTCCCAACGCGAGCTGAAAGGATACTTCGACCTGATTCGCGAGATCATTCGCGAAGGGCAAGCTGCCGGCGAGATTCGGCGCGATGTCTCCGATAAGCTTGCCGCCGCTTGCCTATTTGGTGCTCTCGATGAATTAGCCACCGCTTGGGTCTTAGGTACACGCGAGCACGATCTCGCCGCAGCCGCTGATCCGGTAATGAACCTTCTCTTCGCCGGCATGGAGGTTCGCTCCTGA
- a CDS encoding long-chain fatty acid--CoA ligase, giving the protein MSYERSDTWCDISSRELYARVYHTARQLQQWGIAKGDRVALIAENRFEWAITDWACLLLGVVDVPIYPTLTAEQTEFMLENSGAQAIFVSTQKQLEKILSIRARTRLEHVVVMDEINTAEAMRMSTIMQAEAPVDRDAQFDTAAKAVAPDDLATIIYTSGTTGVSKGVMLTHGNIASNLEQTGQSLGWQPGQVSLSFLPLSHVTARHVDYLCLLRGVTLAYCPSFDELAAKLQQTRPHLFVGVPRVYEKVRQEVDRRASSGLKHKIYAWALRIGQQHRAEIVRGEKPSDWRWKAANKLIYSKVYAWFGGRTQMFVSGGAPLGIDLARWYADVGIRILEGYGLTETSPVIAVNTPEANKLGTVGKPLANVECRIAPDGELLVRGPSIFKSYWHNPAETARAFEGDWFKTGDIGTIDALGFLSITDRKKDLIKTSGGKFIAPQPIEAKLKLSPLVAHPIVIGNGRKFASVIISPNFPALEQWARERDIAFHSREELVSDARVIEEFDRILADVNQDLAHFETIKKIVLVPDDFTVSAGEVTPTLKLRRKAIEEKYKEQIDSLYSNLATVSR; this is encoded by the coding sequence ATGAGCTACGAACGCTCAGATACCTGGTGCGACATCAGCTCGCGGGAACTATACGCGCGCGTGTACCACACGGCGCGCCAGTTGCAGCAGTGGGGGATCGCGAAAGGTGATCGTGTCGCGCTGATCGCCGAGAATCGTTTTGAGTGGGCAATCACTGACTGGGCTTGTCTGTTACTCGGCGTCGTAGACGTACCCATTTACCCGACGCTCACTGCTGAGCAGACCGAGTTCATGCTGGAGAACTCCGGCGCTCAAGCAATCTTCGTTTCCACTCAGAAGCAGCTCGAAAAGATCCTCAGCATCCGAGCGCGGACCAGGCTCGAGCACGTCGTGGTGATGGACGAAATCAACACCGCTGAAGCGATGCGCATGAGCACCATCATGCAAGCCGAGGCGCCAGTCGATCGCGATGCGCAGTTCGACACGGCCGCGAAGGCCGTTGCTCCCGACGATCTCGCCACCATCATCTACACCTCGGGAACGACCGGTGTCTCCAAAGGCGTGATGCTCACGCACGGCAACATCGCTTCCAATTTGGAACAAACAGGGCAGAGCCTCGGCTGGCAGCCCGGCCAGGTTTCCTTGTCGTTTCTGCCGTTATCGCATGTGACTGCGCGACACGTTGATTATCTGTGCTTGTTGCGCGGTGTCACGCTTGCATACTGCCCCAGCTTCGATGAACTGGCGGCGAAGTTGCAGCAGACGCGCCCGCACCTGTTCGTCGGCGTTCCGCGCGTTTACGAGAAAGTCCGCCAGGAGGTGGATCGTCGGGCGAGTTCCGGACTGAAACACAAGATCTACGCCTGGGCGCTGCGGATTGGGCAGCAGCATCGGGCCGAGATCGTGCGCGGCGAAAAGCCTTCAGATTGGCGCTGGAAGGCCGCCAATAAGCTGATCTACTCGAAGGTTTATGCATGGTTCGGAGGACGCACGCAGATGTTTGTCTCCGGCGGCGCGCCACTGGGAATCGATCTCGCGCGCTGGTATGCCGATGTGGGCATTCGCATCCTCGAAGGCTATGGCCTCACCGAAACATCGCCAGTGATCGCCGTAAATACTCCCGAGGCAAACAAGCTGGGCACGGTAGGCAAGCCGCTGGCGAATGTCGAATGCCGTATCGCGCCTGATGGCGAACTGCTCGTGCGCGGTCCTTCGATATTCAAAAGCTACTGGCATAATCCTGCGGAAACCGCCAGAGCCTTCGAGGGCGATTGGTTCAAAACAGGCGACATCGGCACAATCGATGCGTTGGGCTTCCTCAGCATCACCGATCGCAAAAAGGACCTCATCAAGACCAGCGGCGGAAAGTTCATCGCTCCGCAGCCGATTGAGGCCAAGCTGAAGCTGTCGCCTCTTGTCGCGCATCCGATCGTCATCGGTAACGGACGGAAGTTTGCCAGCGTGATTATTTCACCCAACTTTCCCGCTTTGGAACAATGGGCGCGGGAGCGAGACATAGCGTTCCACTCGCGGGAAGAGTTGGTAAGCGATGCCAGGGTGATCGAAGAGTTCGATCGCATTCTAGCTGATGTGAACCAGGACCTCGCGCACTTCGAAACCATAAAGAAGATCGTGCTCGTTCCTGACGACTTCACCGTCTCCGCCGGCGAGGTAACGCCAACGTTGAAGCTGCGTCGCAAGGCGATCGAAGAGAAATACAAGGAGCAGATCGATTCGCTGTATTCGAACTTAGCGACGGTCTCGCGCTAA
- a CDS encoding alkaline phosphatase family protein encodes MRSTRKNILSTALIIGCSAGAAFISGCGTSSTVTASNASSLTTPTPVGNPTPTPIPTPSPTPTPTPTPTPTPSAVPHSSHVVLVIEENHMFSEVYPNGMPWLVSQGNQYGYTLNYHADTPGSLMDYLWLSSGSCHNAQNCTLPAGTNDFGCQGDACSSPITDDNIFLELDRAGLTWKLYAQSLPSVGYMGGDSGAYVDRHNPAKWYDYVIKTPSAQQKIVPFTQFATDLASNQLPNYSLIIPDVNNDAHDGSVGQADTFLANNVSPLLNSPAFQPGEDGLLFVTFDECDGAVGACPEQVYTAVIGPKVKPQTVSSTLYKHENMLRTMLDALGITTYPGASATAADMTDFF; translated from the coding sequence ATGCGATCTACTCGCAAAAACATTCTTAGTACTGCACTCATAATCGGCTGCTCTGCTGGAGCTGCCTTCATCTCAGGCTGTGGAACCAGCAGCACGGTAACTGCATCGAATGCGAGCTCACTTACAACTCCGACTCCTGTCGGCAATCCAACACCGACTCCGATTCCCACACCAAGCCCCACGCCAACTCCGACGCCCACTCCTACGCCCACGCCCAGTGCTGTTCCTCATTCATCGCACGTGGTGCTGGTAATCGAGGAGAACCACATGTTCAGCGAGGTGTACCCGAACGGAATGCCGTGGCTGGTCTCACAGGGAAATCAATACGGCTACACCTTGAATTACCACGCAGACACGCCCGGGTCGCTGATGGACTATCTGTGGCTCTCGTCTGGCAGTTGTCACAACGCGCAGAATTGCACACTTCCAGCAGGCACGAACGACTTTGGCTGCCAGGGCGATGCGTGTTCATCGCCAATTACCGATGACAACATTTTCCTTGAGCTGGATCGAGCTGGCCTGACCTGGAAGCTCTACGCTCAATCGCTCCCCAGTGTCGGATACATGGGCGGAGACTCGGGCGCGTACGTTGACCGGCACAATCCCGCGAAGTGGTACGACTACGTGATCAAGACGCCGTCGGCACAGCAGAAAATCGTGCCGTTCACGCAATTCGCGACTGATCTTGCGTCCAACCAGCTCCCCAACTACTCGCTGATCATTCCCGACGTGAACAACGATGCCCATGACGGCAGCGTTGGGCAGGCCGACACTTTCCTGGCCAACAACGTCTCTCCGCTGCTGAACTCGCCGGCATTCCAGCCGGGCGAAGACGGACTGTTGTTTGTCACGTTCGACGAGTGTGATGGAGCCGTGGGGGCTTGCCCAGAACAGGTGTACACGGCTGTGATCGGTCCCAAAGTAAAACCGCAGACCGTCTCATCGACGCTGTACAAGCACGAGAACATGTTGCGTACCATGCTCGATGCGCTTGGGATTACGACCTACCCCGGCGCGTCGGCGACTGCGGCGGATATGACTGACTTCTTCTAG
- a CDS encoding DUF1326 domain-containing protein: MRSLFTSLFSALILTSLSFASQPSQKISGDYLESRSADVYVAQCFANSEVNLTGDQALLAWHVNHGIWNGQNLDGLTVIAAVKASATIGDPYASPYPAKSVMLVDEQATPAQREALVSFAEHMGGKLVSDVVKVIPTTIEMSVFHDAAHHGQGILRAGQLAEIRTRALTENDHSCGAEVTYYPPLAKLNHSMAAVAMTDEYQGPGLGVDWDRHGKRSAFVGSFAE; encoded by the coding sequence ATGCGCAGTTTATTTACTTCTCTCTTCTCCGCTCTGATTCTGACTTCCCTCTCGTTTGCCAGCCAGCCGTCGCAGAAGATCAGCGGTGACTATCTGGAAAGCCGCAGCGCTGACGTGTACGTGGCCCAGTGCTTTGCGAACAGCGAGGTCAACCTTACAGGCGATCAGGCGCTACTTGCCTGGCATGTGAACCATGGGATTTGGAACGGGCAGAACCTCGATGGACTCACCGTGATTGCCGCTGTAAAGGCCAGCGCGACCATTGGAGATCCTTACGCCAGCCCTTATCCGGCAAAGTCGGTGATGCTGGTCGATGAGCAGGCTACACCGGCCCAGCGTGAGGCGCTGGTTTCTTTCGCCGAGCACATGGGTGGGAAGCTGGTTTCCGACGTGGTGAAAGTGATCCCCACTACGATCGAGATGAGTGTCTTTCACGACGCCGCTCATCACGGCCAGGGAATCCTCCGCGCCGGGCAGTTGGCGGAGATCCGCACACGGGCTCTCACCGAGAACGATCATTCCTGTGGCGCCGAGGTCACCTATTATCCTCCGCTGGCCAAGCTGAATCACTCGATGGCGGCTGTCGCCATGACCGATGAGTATCAAGGTCCCGGATTAGGTGTTGACTGGGATCGTCACGGCAAACGCAGCGCCTTCGTCGGCAGCTTCGCCGAGTAA
- a CDS encoding 5'-3' exonuclease H3TH domain-containing protein, with amino-acid sequence MKVHLIDGTYELFRYFFALPSSVDATGQEIAAVRGVTASVLSMIEAGATHIGVATDHVVESFRNDLYAGYKTSEGVPPELLSQFPILEDALRALGVVVWPMVEFEADDALASAAAKASLDERVEQVIICTPDKDLGQCVVGSRIVQLDRRREILRDENGIVEKFGVKPKSIPDFLAVVGDTADGYPGLPGWGMKAAALALSQYENLEAIPKDWQKWHPSIRRARALAESLFSDWEDALLFRKLATLRLDVPVFSDLDELRWTSPRADFGVVCERLGVPELAKRAEAARTQIEKSS; translated from the coding sequence ATGAAAGTCCATCTCATCGACGGCACTTACGAACTGTTCCGGTACTTCTTCGCGCTGCCGAGCTCGGTCGATGCCACCGGGCAGGAGATCGCCGCAGTGCGTGGCGTCACGGCTTCAGTCCTGTCGATGATCGAAGCCGGCGCGACGCATATCGGCGTTGCTACCGATCATGTAGTCGAGTCCTTTCGCAACGACTTGTACGCCGGATACAAAACCAGCGAAGGCGTGCCTCCGGAACTGCTCTCGCAATTTCCAATTCTGGAAGATGCGCTCCGCGCTCTCGGAGTAGTGGTTTGGCCGATGGTCGAGTTTGAAGCGGACGATGCCCTCGCCTCAGCTGCCGCAAAAGCTTCGCTGGATGAGCGCGTCGAGCAAGTGATCATCTGCACCCCGGATAAGGACCTCGGGCAGTGCGTTGTTGGTAGTCGAATCGTCCAACTCGACCGCCGCCGCGAAATCCTGCGCGATGAAAACGGCATAGTCGAGAAGTTCGGGGTCAAGCCGAAATCCATCCCTGACTTTCTCGCCGTGGTTGGCGACACTGCCGACGGCTATCCTGGACTTCCCGGTTGGGGAATGAAGGCGGCAGCGCTGGCTCTTTCCCAATACGAGAATCTGGAAGCAATCCCAAAGGATTGGCAGAAATGGCATCCCAGCATCCGTCGTGCCCGCGCTCTCGCCGAGTCGTTGTTCTCGGATTGGGAAGATGCGCTGCTTTTCCGCAAGTTGGCGACTTTGCGGCTAGACGTGCCTGTTTTCAGTGACTTGGACGAACTGCGCTGGACGAGCCCTCGCGCCGACTTTGGGGTCGTCTGTGAACGATTAGGCGTTCCCGAATTGGCCAAACGGGCAGAAGCAGCCCGAACCCAAATTGAAAAAAGTTCTTGA